From the genome of Vicia villosa cultivar HV-30 ecotype Madison, WI linkage group LG2, Vvil1.0, whole genome shotgun sequence, one region includes:
- the LOC131650253 gene encoding probable glycosyltransferase At5g03795, with the protein MSSVKQNQQQPSCHTIFSLRGSLLTLAILTLLSFTYLSLKYTTPSSQVTPVGKLVDAGRSEQVEDDDEFGDVYHSPRVFKLNFAEMEKRFKVYIYPDGDSKTFYQTPRKLTGKYSSEGYFFQNIRESRFRTLDPDQAHLFFIPISCHKMRGKGTSYDNMTIIVQNYVESLISKYPYWNRTLGADHFFVTCHDVGVRATEGLPLLVKNSIRAVCSPSYDVGFIPHKDVALPQVLQPFALPAGGNDVENRTSLGFWAGHRNSKIRVILARVWENDTELDISNNRISRATGHLVYQKRFYRSKFCICPGGSQVNSARIADSIHYGCIPVILSNYYDLPFNDILDWRKFAVVLKESDVYQLKQILKNISQAEFVVLHNNLVKIQKHFQWNTPPVRYDAFHMVMYDLWLRHHTIQY; encoded by the exons ATGTCTTCCGTCAAGCAAAACCAACAACAACCCTCATGCCACACTATCTTCTCCCTCCGTGGCTCACTCCTAACCCTCGCAATCCTCACCCTCCTCTCATTCACATACCTTTCCCTCAAATACACCACTCCTTCATCTCAG GTGACACCAGTTGGGAAGCTTGTAGATGCAGGAAGAAGCGAACAAGTAGAAGATGACGATGAATTTGGGGATGTTTATCACTCGCCACGCGTTTTCAAGTTGAATTTTGCGGAGATGGAGAAGAGGTTCAAGGTTTATATATACCCAGATGGGGATTCTAAGACTTTTTATCAGACTCCGAGGAAGCTTACGGGGAAGTATTCTAGTGAGGGTTATTTCTTTCAGAATATTAGGGAGAGTCGTTTTCGCACTCTTGATCCCGATCAGGCTCATCTCTTTTTTATTCCTATTTCATGTCACAAGATGCGCGGCAAG GGCACATCTTATGATAATATGACCATAATTGTACAAAATTACGTGGAGAGCTTGATATCCAAGTATCCTTATTGGAACAGAACATTGGGTGCCGATCATTTCTTCGTCACTTGTCATGATGTTGGTGTCAGAGCAACAGAAGGACTTCCGTTACTTGTGAAGAATTCCATTCGAGCAGTGTGCTCCCCCAGCTATGATGTTGGATTCATTCCACACAAAGATGTTGCTCTCCCTCAAGTGCTACAGCCATTTGCTCTTCCAGCTGGAGGGAATGATGTAGAAAATAG GACTTCTCTTGGATTTTGGGCTGGTCATCGTAACTCTAAAATTAGAGTTATTCTAGCGCGTGTATGGGAAAATGACACAGAACTTGACATTTCAAATAACCGAATTAGTAGGGCTACTGGGCATCTAGTGTACCAGAAAAGATTTTACAGGAGTAAGTTTTGTATATGCCCTGGTGGATCACAGGTTAACAGTGCTCGAATAGCAGACTCTATCCATTATGGATGCATACCTG TGATATTATCAAATTACTATGACCTTCCTTTTAATGATATTCTTGACTGGAGAAAATTTGCTGTTGTACTCAAGGAAAGTGATGTATATCAGCTTAAACAAATTCTCAAAAATATATCGCAGGCCGAGTTTGTTGTACTTCATAATAATTTAGTCAAG ATTCAGAAACACTTCCAGTGGAATACGCCTCCAGTGAGATATGATGCTTTCCATATGGTTATGTATGACCTCTGGTTACGCCATCACACCATCCAATACTGA